From a region of the Citricoccus muralis genome:
- the guaA gene encoding glutamine-hydrolyzing GMP synthase, translated as MAADFPTVLVVDNGAQYAQLIARRVREANVYSEVVPHTLSAEDILARKPAALILSGGPSSVYAEGAPGFDPELLEAGVPVLGLCYGFQSIAQALGGTVSKTDTREYGSTRLEAIGSTSVLFAGQDVDQVVWMSHADSVTEAPAGFSVTARTPGAPVAAFESPEKKIYGVQWHPEVGHSERGQEVLRNFLHHGAGLKDTWTTTSVIEEQVELIREQIGEHRAICGLSGGVDSAVAAALVQRAVGDQLTCVYVNHGLMRQDESEEIEKAFGAATGGAKLIMVDAEDVFLEALAGVTDPEAKRKIIGEKFIRTFEKAQADIIAESRHDPEAKDVKFLVQGTLYPDVVESGGGEGTANIKSHHNVGGLPEDIEFELVEPLRALFKDEVRAVGSELGLPDEIVWRQPFPGPGLGIRIIGEVTRERLDLLRQADAIVRAELTAAGLDRHIWQCPVVLLADVRSVGVQGDGRTYGHPVVLRPVTSEDAMTADWAQLPYDLLSRISNRITNEVDGVNRVVLDVTSKPPGTIEWE; from the coding sequence ATCGCCGCTGACTTCCCGACCGTGCTCGTGGTGGACAACGGCGCCCAGTACGCCCAGCTGATCGCCCGCCGCGTGCGCGAGGCCAACGTGTACTCCGAGGTTGTCCCGCACACGCTCTCGGCCGAGGACATCCTGGCCCGCAAGCCGGCGGCACTGATCCTCTCCGGCGGCCCCTCCTCGGTCTATGCCGAGGGCGCTCCCGGGTTCGATCCGGAACTCCTCGAGGCCGGCGTCCCCGTGCTGGGCCTGTGCTACGGCTTCCAGTCGATCGCCCAGGCGCTCGGCGGCACCGTGTCCAAGACCGACACCCGGGAGTACGGCTCCACCCGGCTGGAGGCCATCGGCTCCACCTCGGTGCTCTTCGCCGGGCAGGACGTGGACCAGGTGGTGTGGATGAGCCACGCCGATTCCGTGACCGAGGCCCCGGCCGGCTTCTCCGTCACCGCCCGCACCCCGGGTGCCCCCGTGGCGGCGTTCGAGAGCCCGGAGAAGAAGATCTACGGCGTGCAGTGGCACCCGGAGGTCGGTCACTCCGAGCGCGGCCAGGAGGTGCTGCGCAACTTCCTGCACCACGGCGCCGGCCTGAAGGACACCTGGACCACCACCTCCGTGATCGAGGAGCAGGTCGAGCTGATCCGCGAGCAGATCGGCGAGCACCGGGCCATCTGCGGCCTGTCCGGCGGAGTGGACTCCGCGGTCGCCGCCGCCCTGGTCCAGCGGGCCGTGGGGGACCAGCTGACCTGCGTCTACGTCAACCACGGATTGATGCGCCAGGACGAGTCCGAGGAGATCGAGAAGGCGTTCGGTGCGGCCACCGGCGGTGCCAAGCTGATCATGGTGGATGCCGAGGACGTGTTCCTGGAGGCCCTGGCCGGCGTGACTGACCCTGAGGCCAAGCGCAAGATCATCGGCGAGAAGTTCATCCGCACCTTCGAGAAGGCCCAGGCGGACATCATCGCCGAGTCCCGCCATGACCCGGAGGCCAAGGATGTGAAGTTCCTGGTGCAGGGCACCCTCTACCCGGATGTCGTGGAGTCCGGCGGGGGCGAGGGCACCGCGAACATCAAGAGCCACCACAACGTGGGCGGGCTGCCCGAGGACATCGAGTTCGAGCTCGTCGAGCCGCTGCGCGCCCTGTTCAAGGACGAGGTCCGCGCCGTGGGCTCCGAACTCGGCCTACCGGATGAGATCGTCTGGCGCCAGCCCTTCCCCGGCCCCGGCCTGGGCATCCGCATCATCGGCGAGGTGACGCGGGAACGCTTGGACCTGCTCCGCCAGGCCGACGCGATCGTGCGCGCGGAACTGACCGCCGCCGGCCTGGACCGCCACATCTGGCAGTGCCCCGTGGTGCTGCTGGCCGATGTCCGCTCCGTAGGCGTCCAGGGTGACGGCCGCACCTACGGCCATCCCGTGGTGCTGCGGCCGGTCACGTCCGAGGACGCGATGACCGCTGACTGGGCCCAGCTGCCGTACGACCTGCTCTCGCGGATCTCCAACCGCATCACCAACGAGGTGGACGGCGTCAACCGCGTGGTCCTGGACGTGACCAGCAAGCCCCCGGGAACCATCGAGTGGGAGTAA
- a CDS encoding DEAD/DEAH box helicase encodes MTEQDPQQSPEAPRLHGGRDTGLPDDGPAESDSRLTFPAWLASLGSGTENDTMLRFAPSGANSIDISHSHPSGLSQFMSGRRTRLSTLLRDADAFTHARGAARQLRGKIQELAEDRGVDVGYLATGLATWRVIEDGRSTQMSAPVMLARLSLTLRGEQDDYELQISDRARLNPALARYFRDHHGIVLDADDYLRAAYATAKLEPMPAMELLRSQGREVRGLVVEHRLLVSTFADLADTASVDVVDSTHPVVSALYDAGSGMVPRREELPETGLPPVDERDPSAESLILDADPSQQRALDHIAAGHDLVVVTPPGTGQTQTAANAVAQLAGDGKRVLVVAERTATLDDFRRRLGSVDLDSLALDIPAAATPELMRRQLIQALLRVERAQEPGTSRLNSTLVERRHQLRDHLRSLHNVRERWGCSPFQAMQSLASLTAMDPAPSTTVRLKRSVLDATVNRDETAATFIRAGELGAFSRSSTESPWYGARLRNVQETEDAYGLAEDLATALPVLREQLDQATEQAQLSTGGTFADWVRQIHLLSAVRGSLDQFTPDIFDRPVTDLISATASGQWRKQHGVEMSSMTRSRLRRVAKEYIRPGVHVSDLHEALVDVQDQRAEWTRWATTKRHPSVPAGLEALSAKGAEVAGQMARLQRVLAEPRRDSGRLENLPVDELSQILDRLVADQDTLKTLPERTLVGDQLREQGLQELMADLQQREVPTDQLRAELELAWWQSALEAMISGDDYLAMMDAESLRKIEAEYRLADTAHLEGGSQRLNWTLARQWTRTAGMHRASARVLRSLLKDGNPDPESLSGLEPELLQSLVPAWTTSPLALAEFPADMSFDAVLLLDAESLALSTALGAISRGKQVVAFGDGTSGSPKTFNVSVDPTASVLLPREVDSAFTALMRVLPNVRLTTMHRGLERKLTRLLGEQLYDSKLDMLPGASELTGADHPVRVEFLPGGTGMPGAGDEGVESTVAEVNRTMDLVFEHIRHRPDASLAVITASPLHARRVAEAIRLNLPNNPWAAAFFNRDREPFVVAPMARAHGVVRDHIIFSLGYGRTPHGRVVHHFGPFSEAGGRELYATALTRARQHLHVLTCVHPDDLDPQRLGNGASDFYGLLEAYLKDTGHTSSPRPRDPLVADLSDRLAHRHATVLPNFAGGIDLAVWNPLGLPAWEAQASPEQAVPVAMFSDGSEAYRRMTVRERSRQVPQQLERSGWRYHALWTIDVFSDPAGCARTIADYLGLPSAEDGPVEPAGPGPAEPLAIPEAAMPAPSSEGSPESSEGDGSSDAVFDGAMFDGAMFDGAAAEQQREDATADEHQDDGTR; translated from the coding sequence GTGACTGAGCAGGACCCCCAGCAGAGCCCCGAGGCGCCTCGCCTCCACGGGGGCAGGGACACGGGCCTGCCCGACGACGGCCCCGCCGAGTCCGACTCCCGCCTCACCTTCCCGGCGTGGCTGGCCTCGCTGGGCTCGGGCACCGAGAACGACACGATGCTGCGCTTCGCCCCGTCCGGCGCGAACAGCATCGACATCTCGCACTCCCACCCCTCCGGGCTGAGCCAGTTCATGTCCGGGCGCCGCACGCGCCTGTCCACCCTGTTGCGGGACGCGGACGCGTTCACGCACGCCCGTGGTGCGGCCCGTCAGCTGCGCGGCAAGATCCAGGAGCTGGCCGAGGACCGCGGCGTCGACGTCGGGTACCTGGCCACCGGCCTGGCGACGTGGCGTGTCATCGAGGACGGCCGCTCCACGCAGATGTCCGCACCCGTGATGCTGGCCCGGCTGAGCCTGACGCTGCGGGGCGAGCAGGACGACTACGAACTGCAGATCTCGGACCGGGCCCGGCTCAACCCTGCCCTGGCCCGTTACTTCCGGGACCACCACGGGATCGTGCTGGATGCGGACGACTACCTGCGCGCCGCCTACGCCACCGCCAAGCTCGAGCCCATGCCTGCCATGGAGCTGCTGCGCTCGCAGGGCCGTGAAGTCCGCGGGCTGGTGGTGGAGCACCGCCTGCTCGTCTCCACCTTCGCCGACCTGGCGGACACCGCCTCCGTGGACGTGGTGGACTCCACCCACCCGGTGGTCTCCGCACTGTACGACGCCGGCTCTGGCATGGTCCCGCGCCGCGAGGAGCTGCCGGAGACGGGACTGCCGCCGGTCGACGAGCGGGACCCGTCCGCCGAGAGCCTGATCCTGGACGCGGACCCGTCTCAGCAGCGGGCTCTCGACCACATCGCCGCCGGCCACGACCTGGTGGTCGTCACTCCTCCCGGCACGGGCCAGACGCAGACCGCGGCCAATGCCGTGGCGCAGCTCGCCGGGGACGGCAAGCGCGTGCTCGTGGTGGCCGAGCGTACCGCCACCCTGGACGACTTCCGCCGCCGCCTGGGCTCCGTGGACCTGGACTCGTTGGCGCTGGACATCCCCGCTGCGGCCACCCCCGAGCTGATGCGCCGTCAGCTCATCCAGGCCCTGCTGCGCGTGGAGCGGGCCCAGGAACCGGGAACCAGCCGGCTCAACTCCACCCTCGTGGAGCGCCGCCACCAGCTGCGGGACCACCTGCGCAGTCTGCACAACGTGCGGGAGCGCTGGGGCTGCTCGCCCTTCCAGGCCATGCAGTCACTGGCCTCGCTCACCGCGATGGATCCGGCCCCCTCCACCACCGTTCGCCTCAAGCGCTCCGTGCTGGACGCCACCGTCAACCGTGACGAGACCGCCGCGACGTTCATCCGCGCCGGGGAACTCGGGGCCTTCTCCCGCTCCTCCACGGAGAGCCCCTGGTACGGGGCCCGACTGCGCAACGTGCAGGAGACCGAGGACGCCTACGGGCTGGCCGAGGACCTGGCCACCGCCCTCCCCGTGCTGCGTGAGCAGCTGGACCAGGCCACCGAGCAGGCTCAGCTGTCCACCGGCGGGACCTTCGCCGACTGGGTCCGCCAGATCCACCTGCTCTCGGCCGTCCGCGGTTCCCTGGACCAGTTCACCCCGGACATCTTCGACCGCCCGGTCACGGACCTGATCTCCGCCACGGCCTCCGGGCAGTGGCGCAAGCAGCACGGCGTCGAGATGTCCTCCATGACCCGCTCCCGGCTCCGCCGCGTGGCCAAGGAGTACATCCGTCCGGGCGTGCACGTCTCCGACCTGCATGAGGCCCTCGTGGACGTGCAGGACCAGCGCGCCGAGTGGACCCGCTGGGCCACCACCAAGCGCCACCCCTCCGTCCCGGCCGGCCTGGAGGCGCTCTCGGCCAAGGGCGCCGAGGTGGCCGGCCAGATGGCCCGGTTGCAGCGGGTGCTCGCCGAGCCGCGGCGGGATTCGGGCCGGTTGGAGAACCTGCCCGTGGACGAGCTCAGCCAGATCCTGGACCGGCTCGTGGCGGATCAGGACACGCTCAAGACGCTGCCCGAACGCACGCTCGTCGGTGACCAGCTGCGGGAGCAGGGCCTGCAGGAGCTCATGGCGGACCTGCAGCAGCGGGAAGTGCCGACGGACCAGCTGCGGGCCGAGCTCGAGCTGGCCTGGTGGCAGTCCGCCCTCGAGGCGATGATCTCCGGCGACGACTACCTGGCCATGATGGACGCCGAGTCGCTGCGGAAGATCGAGGCGGAGTACCGCCTCGCGGACACCGCCCATCTGGAAGGCGGCAGTCAGCGCCTGAACTGGACGTTGGCCCGGCAGTGGACCAGGACCGCCGGCATGCACCGGGCCTCGGCCCGCGTGCTGCGCTCCCTGCTCAAGGACGGCAACCCGGACCCGGAGTCCCTGTCCGGCCTCGAGCCGGAGCTGCTCCAGTCCCTGGTGCCGGCCTGGACCACCTCCCCGCTGGCCCTGGCCGAGTTCCCGGCGGACATGAGCTTCGACGCCGTCCTGCTGCTGGACGCTGAATCCCTCGCCCTCAGCACGGCGCTGGGTGCGATCAGCCGCGGCAAGCAGGTCGTGGCCTTCGGCGACGGCACCTCCGGTTCGCCGAAGACCTTCAACGTCTCCGTGGACCCGACGGCCTCCGTGCTGCTGCCGCGCGAGGTGGACTCGGCCTTCACCGCCCTGATGCGGGTGCTGCCGAACGTGAGGCTGACCACCATGCACCGCGGGCTGGAGCGCAAGCTCACCCGCCTGCTGGGCGAACAGCTCTACGACTCGAAGCTGGACATGCTGCCCGGCGCCTCCGAGCTGACCGGCGCGGACCATCCGGTGCGCGTGGAATTCCTGCCCGGCGGGACCGGCATGCCCGGTGCCGGCGATGAGGGCGTGGAATCCACCGTGGCCGAGGTCAACCGGACCATGGACCTGGTGTTCGAGCACATCCGCCACCGCCCGGACGCCTCGCTGGCGGTCATCACCGCGAGCCCGCTGCATGCCCGCCGCGTAGCCGAGGCGATCCGGTTGAACCTGCCCAACAACCCGTGGGCCGCCGCCTTCTTCAACCGGGACCGGGAACCGTTCGTGGTGGCCCCCATGGCCCGGGCCCACGGCGTGGTCCGGGACCACATCATCTTCAGCCTCGGCTACGGCCGGACCCCGCACGGACGCGTGGTGCACCACTTCGGGCCGTTCTCCGAAGCCGGTGGCCGGGAGCTCTACGCCACCGCCCTGACCCGCGCGCGCCAGCACCTGCACGTGCTGACCTGTGTGCATCCGGACGATCTGGATCCGCAGCGGCTGGGCAACGGTGCCTCGGACTTCTACGGACTGCTCGAGGCCTACCTCAAGGACACCGGGCACACCTCCTCTCCGCGTCCGCGGGACCCGCTGGTGGCGGACCTGTCCGACCGCCTGGCTCATCGCCATGCCACCGTGCTCCCGAACTTCGCCGGGGGCATCGACCTGGCCGTCTGGAACCCCCTGGGCCTGCCCGCGTGGGAGGCGCAGGCCTCCCCGGAACAGGCCGTTCCCGTCGCCATGTTCTCCGACGGTTCCGAGGCGTACCGCCGGATGACCGTGCGCGAGCGGTCCCGTCAGGTGCCGCAGCAACTCGAGCGCAGTGGCTGGCGCTACCACGCCCTGTGGACCATCGACGTCTTCTCCGACCCGGCCGGATGCGCCCGGACCATCGCCGACTACCTGGGCCTGCCCTCGGCCGAGGACGGCCCGGTGGAACCTGCCGGTCCTGGCCCTGCGGAACCCCTGGCCATCCCTGAGGCCGCGATGCCTGCTCCTTCGTCGGAGGGCTCACCGGAGTCCTCGGAGGGGGACGGATCGTCCGACGCGGTGTTCGACGGTGCAATGTTCGACGGTGCAATGTTTGATGGTGCCGCCGCCGAGCAACAACGTGAGGACGCGACCGCTGACGAGCACCAGGACGATGGCACCCGCTGA
- a CDS encoding 5-formyltetrahydrofolate cyclo-ligase translates to MSFNESFSQSASAPSQEGGEAQYSASLTGNRGESPEEVLKHRKQDFRTLWRARRRELDPADRAAQSANLTSTILDWYLPRAQHRRVAAVLSYGAEPDTGPLLEALHGAGVEVLAPITEPERQLSWTAWHPGVEVARSSVAPIDEPVGERLGVETMETVDLVLVPAQAVDARGFRLGQGGGYYDRFLAALYRQRSASKTSSASSTDATTVPDAGPAPSAAPLTVAVVFRHELMTRGQVPTSEFDEPVDGAVTADGFTWFGQV, encoded by the coding sequence GTGTCGTTCAATGAGTCGTTCAGCCAGTCAGCCTCCGCCCCGTCGCAGGAAGGAGGAGAGGCCCAGTACTCCGCGTCCCTGACCGGGAACCGGGGCGAGAGCCCAGAGGAGGTGCTGAAGCACCGCAAGCAGGATTTCCGCACCCTGTGGCGCGCTCGCCGGCGTGAGCTGGACCCGGCAGATCGAGCCGCCCAGTCTGCCAACCTGACGTCCACCATCCTCGACTGGTACCTCCCGCGGGCACAGCACCGCCGCGTCGCCGCGGTGCTGTCCTATGGTGCCGAACCGGACACCGGACCGCTGCTCGAGGCACTGCACGGGGCCGGCGTCGAGGTCCTGGCCCCCATCACGGAGCCCGAGCGGCAGCTGTCCTGGACCGCCTGGCACCCCGGCGTGGAGGTGGCCCGCAGCTCGGTGGCGCCGATCGACGAACCGGTGGGCGAACGCCTCGGCGTGGAGACCATGGAGACGGTGGACCTCGTGCTGGTACCGGCTCAGGCGGTGGACGCCCGCGGCTTCCGCCTGGGCCAGGGCGGCGGCTACTACGACCGCTTCCTGGCCGCCTTGTACCGGCAGCGTTCCGCTTCCAAGACGTCCAGCGCTTCCAGCACGGATGCCACCACCGTGCCCGACGCCGGCCCGGCCCCTTCCGCGGCCCCGCTCACGGTGGCCGTGGTGTTCCGGCACGAACTGATGACGCGAGGCCAGGTGCCCACTTCTGAGTTCGATGAACCGGTCGACGGAGCCGTCACCGCCGACGGATTCACGTGGTTCGGTCAGGTGTAG
- a CDS encoding FmdB family zinc ribbon protein: MPTYAYACKDCGHEFDIVQSFTDDSLTACPECEGTLRKKFNSVGVVFKGSGFYRNDSRSEGSGSQASSTLAADSSSGGSSDSAASSGASTSSDSGSSSSPSTSGAAASTSGSSGASSGSSGSSTSGTAA, from the coding sequence GTGCCCACCTATGCTTACGCCTGCAAGGACTGCGGCCATGAGTTCGACATCGTCCAGTCGTTCACTGATGATTCGCTGACCGCCTGCCCCGAGTGCGAGGGCACCCTGCGGAAGAAGTTCAACTCCGTGGGCGTGGTGTTCAAGGGATCCGGTTTCTACCGCAACGATTCCCGCTCCGAGGGCTCCGGCTCCCAGGCCTCCTCCACGCTGGCCGCGGACAGCTCCTCCGGCGGCTCCTCGGACAGTGCGGCTTCCAGCGGGGCCTCCACCTCCTCTGACTCCGGCTCGTCATCGTCGCCGTCCACCTCCGGCGCCGCGGCCTCTACATCCGGGTCCAGCGGCGCGTCGTCAGGCTCCTCGGGCAGCTCCACCTCCGGTACCGCTGCCTAG
- a CDS encoding MFS transporter, which produces MAPDSPADDIALLPHARVAQRRAVRVLGTAQVFSGLGNGATLSLGSILAVELSGAESNAGFVNTAMTLGSAAVSIPLSTLAVRRGRRVALGIGLAAGLLGQALMVAAVITRFFPVLLLGAFLVGFGAAVNLQARFAVTDLSEPQHRGRDLSVVVWAVTVGAVLGPNMVGPGAVVSDWLDLPIHAGPFLISGAGMAVGAAIILTGLRPDPLLLRRRLEDATESPASADVGSVTRSSGRSRSSPRSTGWAAGWRIVRAQPTALAAVLTVAGAHAVMVGLMSMTPLHLQHEAGLTSSELGQHPDTVVLIGFTLSLHVAGMYALSPVMGMLADRLGPARVAGGGLTVLVAAAALTGFFPHQHLAVVTGLVLLGLGWSAATVAGSTLLVAALRPADRVPAQGFSDAVMSLAAAVSSLAAGPIMGGLGFTGLSAALAGVVVLCGIGVAALVRGRPARP; this is translated from the coding sequence GTGGCCCCAGACTCCCCCGCCGACGACATCGCCCTCCTCCCGCACGCCCGGGTGGCCCAGCGCCGTGCCGTCCGCGTCCTGGGCACCGCCCAGGTCTTCTCGGGGTTGGGCAACGGCGCCACGCTGTCCCTGGGCTCAATCCTGGCCGTGGAACTCTCGGGCGCCGAATCCAACGCCGGCTTCGTCAACACCGCCATGACACTCGGCTCCGCGGCGGTGTCCATCCCCCTGTCCACCCTGGCGGTGCGACGCGGACGGCGGGTCGCCCTGGGGATCGGCTTGGCCGCAGGACTGCTGGGTCAGGCGCTCATGGTGGCCGCCGTGATCACCCGGTTCTTTCCCGTGCTGTTGCTCGGCGCCTTCCTGGTGGGCTTCGGCGCCGCCGTGAACCTGCAGGCCCGGTTCGCCGTCACGGACCTGTCCGAGCCGCAGCACCGTGGACGGGACCTGTCCGTGGTGGTCTGGGCGGTCACTGTGGGCGCCGTGCTGGGTCCCAACATGGTGGGGCCGGGCGCCGTGGTGTCCGACTGGCTGGATCTGCCCATTCATGCCGGCCCCTTCCTGATCTCCGGCGCTGGCATGGCCGTGGGCGCCGCGATCATCCTGACCGGCCTGCGCCCGGATCCCCTCCTGTTGCGCCGGCGGCTGGAGGATGCCACGGAGAGCCCGGCGTCGGCCGACGTCGGCTCCGTCACGCGATCCTCGGGGCGCTCCCGGTCCTCCCCACGCTCCACCGGGTGGGCCGCCGGGTGGCGGATCGTCCGGGCCCAGCCCACCGCCCTGGCCGCCGTACTCACGGTGGCCGGTGCCCACGCCGTGATGGTCGGCCTGATGTCCATGACGCCGCTGCACCTGCAGCACGAGGCGGGGCTCACCAGCAGCGAACTGGGACAGCATCCGGACACGGTGGTGCTGATCGGCTTCACCCTGTCCCTGCACGTGGCCGGAATGTATGCCCTCTCCCCCGTGATGGGCATGCTCGCGGACCGACTCGGTCCGGCCCGGGTGGCCGGTGGCGGGCTGACGGTACTGGTGGCCGCGGCGGCCTTGACCGGGTTCTTCCCTCATCAGCACCTCGCCGTGGTCACCGGGCTCGTCCTGCTCGGCCTGGGCTGGTCGGCCGCCACCGTGGCAGGATCCACGCTGCTCGTGGCCGCCCTGCGCCCAGCCGACCGGGTACCCGCCCAGGGGTTCTCGGACGCCGTGATGTCCCTGGCGGCGGCGGTCAGTTCACTGGCGGCGGGCCCGATCATGGGCGGTCTCGGCTTCACGGGACTCTCGGCCGCACTGGCCGGCGTCGTGGTGCTGTGCGGCATCGGGGTGGCTGCGCTCGTCCGGGGGCGGCCCGCCCGGCCGTAG
- a CDS encoding enolase C-terminal domain-like protein, translated as MGQPTIAGVEVVPVAGHDSMLLNLSGAHGPFFTRNIAIVTDSEGRTGLGEVPGGEKIRSTIEEAGRLIAGKPVARFRSLLRGIATAFADRDAGGRGLQTFDLRTTVHAVTAIESALLDLHGQFLGVPVAELLGDGQQRDAVPMLGYLFYVGDPDSTDLPYLRESDGADDWGRVRREEAMTPEAVVRLAEAAQARYGFQDFKLKGGVQSGDLEVDAVTALKERFPDARITLDPNGGWLLEEAIRLGRRMQGVVAYAEDPCGAEGRFSGREVMAEFRRATGLQTATNMIATDWREMAHAIRTNAVDIPLADPHFWTMSGSVRVAQLCHEFGLTWGSHSNNHFDISLAMFTHAGAAAPGEITALDTHWIWQDGQGLTTAPLKISGGEIRVPDAPGLGLELDRERLAEAHELYLENGLGARDDAASMQFLIPGWEFDAKRPCMVR; from the coding sequence ATGGGCCAGCCCACCATCGCCGGAGTGGAGGTGGTCCCCGTGGCGGGACACGACTCCATGCTGCTGAACCTCTCCGGCGCGCACGGGCCGTTCTTCACCCGCAACATCGCCATTGTCACCGACTCCGAGGGCCGCACCGGCCTCGGCGAGGTGCCCGGCGGGGAGAAGATCCGCTCCACCATCGAGGAGGCCGGGCGGCTGATCGCCGGCAAGCCGGTGGCCCGCTTCCGCAGCCTGCTGCGGGGGATCGCCACGGCCTTCGCGGACCGGGATGCCGGAGGGCGGGGGCTGCAGACTTTCGACCTGCGCACCACCGTGCATGCCGTCACCGCGATCGAGTCCGCCCTGCTAGACCTGCACGGGCAGTTCCTCGGGGTGCCCGTGGCCGAGCTGCTCGGTGACGGGCAGCAGAGGGATGCCGTGCCGATGCTCGGCTACCTGTTCTACGTGGGGGACCCCGATTCCACGGACCTGCCCTACCTGCGTGAGTCGGATGGTGCCGACGACTGGGGGCGGGTCCGCCGCGAGGAGGCCATGACTCCCGAGGCCGTGGTGCGCCTGGCCGAGGCGGCCCAGGCCCGGTATGGCTTCCAGGACTTCAAGCTCAAAGGAGGAGTCCAGTCCGGGGATCTCGAAGTGGACGCCGTCACGGCGCTCAAGGAGCGATTCCCGGACGCCCGCATCACCCTGGACCCGAACGGCGGCTGGCTCCTGGAGGAGGCCATCCGGCTCGGCCGTCGCATGCAGGGTGTGGTGGCCTACGCCGAGGACCCGTGCGGCGCCGAGGGCCGATTCTCCGGGCGTGAGGTCATGGCCGAATTCCGCCGGGCGACCGGGCTGCAGACGGCCACGAACATGATCGCCACGGACTGGCGGGAGATGGCCCACGCCATCCGCACCAACGCCGTGGACATCCCGCTGGCGGACCCGCACTTCTGGACCATGTCCGGGTCCGTGCGGGTGGCGCAGCTGTGTCACGAGTTCGGACTGACCTGGGGATCCCACTCGAACAACCACTTCGACATCTCCCTGGCCATGTTCACCCACGCCGGCGCCGCGGCGCCGGGGGAGATCACCGCCCTGGACACCCACTGGATCTGGCAGGACGGGCAAGGCCTCACCACTGCGCCCCTGAAGATCTCCGGCGGTGAGATCCGCGTCCCGGACGCCCCGGGGCTCGGCCTCGAGTTGGACCGTGAGCGCCTGGCCGAGGCACACGAGTTGTATCTCGAGAACGGCCTGGGTGCTCGCGATGACGCTGCGTCCATGCAGTTCCTGATCCCGGGGTGGGAGTTCGACGCGAAGCGACCCTGCATGGTCCGCTGA
- a CDS encoding AEC family transporter: MDGVFLGFSIVLVIIGIGLLAAVLLPRGTTASIQHGLTPAIYYVTNPLLMVVLVAEIDLRALVQVYAPAALVTAVVAGACYALVSWLVLKRPAGQTAVGAMASSYVNAGNIGLPIAIYAVGSSVPAVSVLVTQLLLIAPVYLTVFGWCSRQRGSAQPRLARTVLASVANPVTVGTAVGAVLALVDWVPPEFLWTPMDMLGRASIPLLLFVFGLSLASQRPFRDRSQVPDIVWGSFVKLALMPVVAWAVGHGVFGLEGVELFGVVAMAALPTAQNVYLFSSQFKLPNLLVRDIVFSSAVLSLPVILVVALLLEP; encoded by the coding sequence GTGGACGGAGTATTCCTCGGATTCAGCATCGTCCTGGTCATCATCGGGATCGGGTTGCTGGCTGCTGTGCTGCTCCCGCGCGGCACCACGGCCAGCATCCAACACGGGCTGACGCCGGCGATCTACTACGTCACCAATCCCCTGCTCATGGTGGTGCTGGTGGCGGAGATCGACCTGCGAGCCCTGGTCCAGGTCTATGCACCGGCGGCCCTGGTCACCGCTGTGGTGGCCGGCGCCTGTTACGCGCTGGTCAGTTGGTTGGTGTTGAAGCGGCCGGCCGGCCAGACGGCCGTGGGGGCCATGGCCTCGTCCTACGTCAATGCGGGGAACATCGGGCTGCCCATCGCCATCTACGCCGTGGGCAGCTCGGTTCCGGCCGTCTCCGTGCTGGTGACGCAGCTGCTGCTGATCGCCCCCGTCTACCTCACCGTGTTCGGCTGGTGCTCCCGCCAGCGGGGATCCGCCCAACCGAGGCTGGCCCGCACCGTGCTGGCCTCCGTGGCGAACCCGGTCACCGTGGGCACTGCCGTCGGCGCCGTCCTGGCCCTGGTGGACTGGGTACCCCCGGAGTTCCTCTGGACGCCTATGGACATGCTGGGGCGGGCCTCCATCCCGTTGCTGTTGTTCGTGTTCGGGCTCTCCCTGGCATCCCAGCGCCCGTTCCGGGACCGCAGCCAGGTGCCGGACATCGTGTGGGGATCCTTCGTCAAGCTCGCCCTGATGCCCGTGGTGGCCTGGGCGGTGGGGCACGGCGTGTTCGGATTGGAGGGCGTGGAACTCTTCGGCGTGGTGGCCATGGCGGCACTGCCGACGGCCCAGAACGTCTACCTGTTCTCCAGCCAGTTCAAGCTGCCCAACCTGCTGGTGCGGGACATCGTGTTCTCCAGTGCGGTGTTGTCCCTGCCGGTCATCCTCGTGGTTGCCCTCCTGCTGGAACCCTGA